In Porites lutea chromosome 1, jaPorLute2.1, whole genome shotgun sequence, a single genomic region encodes these proteins:
- the LOC140935463 gene encoding pyroglutamylated RF-amide peptide receptor-like, whose protein sequence is MASSNMSTIYDLWTTDGGEFVAAVVLLGLVSLVGLLGNTFVISIIVSSRRRGQRSNVQLFLLHLAISDLLVCIVCIPLTLWVNFYYPDEDKSGANGVCKLARFVQFLAPSSSICLLTVISIDRYYSLVRPLQAMKTWLRPKILIITAWIYGGAIFLPTFYFAETAKVSTESQSFWYCGTIPNNTLPGFVYLIFLFIFGFGIQLITIIVLYSRVGKAIWSRERKISRTGTVSRANAETMDKTRKRVTRMLLIVVICFLLCWAPFVIYTGFIERWVAPFPNPADPVRVITYAFGLFNSVCNPFIYFFNSPNFRRDSLRKVCLETITSGGDQDHKHNYSGSSTKNSVVSRTETKVRSRTSTVKNDPAGKLTKQVNISKVSHNNGQGNLERSENVHFSFDNKTFDTKL, encoded by the exons GACTTGTATCGCTAGTTGGTTTATTAGGCAACACCtttgtcatttcaatcatcgtaTCAAGTCGTCGTCGCGGTCAGCGGTCTAATGTGCAGCTGTTTCTTCTGCATTTGGCCATTTCTGATCTGCTTGTATGCATAGTTTGTATACCGCTGACCTTATGGGTCAATTTTTATTACCCGGATGAAGACAAGTCCGGTGCTAATGGTGTATGTAAGCTTGCAAGGTTTGTCCAG tttctggCGCCGTCAAGCTCCATATGCTTGTTAACTGTGATCAGTATTGATCGTTATTACTCCCTGGTTCGCCCTTTGCAAGCGATGAAAACTTGGCTTCGTCCAAAAATTCTCATCATAACAGCCTGGATTTATGGAGGCGCCATATTTCTTCCCACATTTTACTTTGCCGAGACTGCGAAAGTATCAACTGAAAGCCAAAGCTTTTGGTATTGTGGCACGATTCCTAACAACACCCTCCCTGGTTTTGTATacctaatttttcttttcatctttggTTTCGGAATTCAGTTGATTACCATAATAGTCCTCTATAGCAGAGTAGGCAAAGCAATCTGGAGCAGAGAGAGAAAGATTTCTCGTACAGGAACAGTGTCCAGAGCAAATGCAGAAACTATGGacaaaacaaggaaaagagTGACACGTATGCTTCTAATTGTTGTCATATGCTTTCTTCTCTGTTGGGCACCTTTTGTTATATACACTGGATTTATCGAGCGTTGGGTGGCTCCATTCCCAAATCCTGCAGATCCTGTTCGAGTTATCACTTATGCTTTTGGCCTTTTTAATTCAGTTTGCAACccgttcatttattttttcaatagtCCAAACTTTCGAAGGGATTCTTTGCGGAAAGTTTGTTTGGAAACGATCACTTCAGGCGGAGATCAAGATCATAAGCATAATTATTCTGGCAGTAGCACAAAGAATTCCGTAGTGAGTAGAACAGAAACAAAGGTGAGATCTCGTACAAGCACTGTCAAAAATGACCCGGCCGGGAAACTGACCAAACAAGTCAACATCAGCAAGGTGAGCCATAACAACGGCCAAGGAAACCTTGAACGTTCAGAAAACGTTCACTTTTCTTTCGACAATAAGACATTTGATACCAAACTGTAA